One segment of Alnus glutinosa chromosome 2, dhAlnGlut1.1, whole genome shotgun sequence DNA contains the following:
- the LOC133861879 gene encoding uncharacterized protein LOC133861879, with protein sequence MAAKVALSSSFSTKFPLPPKPSSSSPFSCTYIIPKTRVHHLKIHAKLGGGEGEINKGGKKKFITREEEPEQYWQTAGEREGENPMKTPIPYIIIFGMSTPFVILAIAFANGWVKVPIR encoded by the exons ATGGCAGCCAAAGTGgcactctcttcttctttcagCACCAAGTTTCCACTCCCACCTAAACCATCTTCATCATCTCCTTTCTCTTGCACTTACATTATACCAAAGACAAGGGTTCACCATTTGAAAATTCATGCAAAATTGG GTGGTGGGGAAGGAGAAATCAATAAGGGGGGAAAGAAGAAATTCATAACTCGAGAGGAAGAACCAGAACA GTATTGGCAAACAGCAGGAGAAAGGGAAGGGGAGAATCCCATGAAGACCCCTATTCCTTACATTATCATATTTGGCATGTCGACACCTTTTGTAATCTTAGCCATTGCTTTTGCTAATGGCTGGGTTAAGGTACCCATTCGATGA